ACCGATACAAGTACTTGCTCCTCCAAATGGTTCAATTTCTGTTGGGTGATTGTGAGTTTCGTTTTTAAACATTAATAACCATCTTTCTGTATTTCCATCAACATCGATGTCTACTTCAACGCTACAAGCATTTATTTCTTCAGAAACTTCTAAGTCATCAAGTTTTCCGATTTTTCTCATATATTTTCCACCAATAGTACCCATATCCATTAAAGTCATAGGTTTTCTATTTCCGTGAACTTCTTCTCTTAATTTTAAATATTTTTCATAAGCAGCTTGGATAGCTTCTGTCATTTGACCTTTTTCTATTTTTACATCTTTTAAGAAAGTTTCAAAAGTTGTATGTCTACAGTGGTCAGACCAGTAAGTATCTAAAACTTTTATTTCTGTTTCAGTTGGATTTCTTTTTAAACTTCTGAAATAGTTTTGAATATGTTGTAAATCTGCTAAAGTCATAGCAAGTCCATTATCATTTAAGAATTTTTCTAATTCTTCAACTGTATAGTCATTGAATCCAACTAATACTGGTACTGGCTCAACTTTAAAATCTTCTGTATTATCTAGTACAGATAAATCTTTTTCTCTAGTTTCAATTGGGTTGATTAAATATTTTTTAACTTTTTCTAAAGATTTAACTTCTCCATAAAGAACAACTATTCTTCCGCTTTTGATTTTTACTGTATCTTTACTATTTAAAAGAACTAAACATTGTTCTGCTGAGTCAGCTCTTTGGTCATATTGTCCTGGTAAGTTTTCAATAGCTATGAAAGTTTTTCCAGCTAAATCAACTTCGTCATAAACATTATCTGTAACAGCTTCTGCTAAAACTTTTGATTTTAAAAGTTTAACATCTTCTTCGTCACAGTTGAAAACATCATAAACATTGATTAGTTCTACTCTTTCTAATCCTGTTTCATAAAGATTTTCTCTTAATTCATTTAGTATAGATTCTCCCTCTACTTGAAACCCTTGTTTTTTAGAAACAAAAATTCTTTTATCCATCTTTCCTCCAAAAATTTATATTTTAATTTTTTTACTAATAAAATCTATTTTGCTAACTCTTCAGCTCTTTTTATTAAAGCTTCTAAATCTTCACCAATTAGATTTAAATGTCCCATTTTTCTATCTACTTTAGCTTCTCCCTTATTATACATATGAAGAAACTCATTTTCTCTTAAGCTAGCTTTTTCTATTCTTTCTACATCTTGCCCCAAAATATTTAACATTACACTTTTATGTAAAAGTTTTGGATCAGTTAATTTTTTTCCACATATTCCCTCAATATGAAGATCAAATTGAGATTTATCACAACCATCTAAAGTATAGTGAGCTGAGTTGTGAGGTCTTGGAGCCATTTCATTTACATATATTTCTCCATCTTTTCCATAAAAATATTCTATTGCTAAAGGTCCTACAAAATTAAGTCCATCTATTATTTTTTTTGTAATATCTTTTACTTTTTCTTGAATTTCTTCACTTATTCTTGCAGGAGCTATTGTTATATGTAAGATTCCTTTTTTATGAATATTTTCAACAACTGGGAAAACTCCAATTGAACCATCTGTACTTTTTACTGCGATACAAGAAAGCTCACATTGAAAATCTACCATTTGTTCTAATATATATTCTCTTTTTTCTAAATCTTTTTTAGCATTTTCTAAATCTTCTTTTGTTCTGATTACCCATTGTCCTTTTCCGTCGTAACCACCCATA
The DNA window shown above is from Fusobacterium perfoetens and carries:
- the purK gene encoding 5-(carboxyamino)imidazole ribonucleotide synthase — protein: MLIEKGSTIAILGGGQLGKMLCESAKIQGYKTMVLEPSPSACAKYVTDRHLVKAYDDKDALIEIAKESDVVTYEFENVTAESINILEANGGYVPQGIRPLYISQHRFREKSSINNLGIKTAKFEEVTDSESLDKAIEIIGYPAILKTSMGGYDGKGQWVIRTKEDLENAKKDLEKREYILEQMVDFQCELSCIAVKSTDGSIGVFPVVENIHKKGILHITIAPARISEEIQEKVKDITKKIIDGLNFVGPLAIEYFYGKDGEIYVNEMAPRPHNSAHYTLDGCDKSQFDLHIEGICGKKLTDPKLLHKSVMLNILGQDVERIEKASLRENEFLHMYNKGEAKVDRKMGHLNLIGEDLEALIKRAEELAK